Proteins encoded in a region of the Drosophila busckii strain San Diego stock center, stock number 13000-0081.31 chromosome 2L, ASM1175060v1, whole genome shotgun sequence genome:
- the LOC117135057 gene encoding uncharacterized protein LOC117135057, which yields MDDFSMRVQCCTRLLKAFRRFRRPATAKQISSRLAKLLDMDERLMTKLVRDLLSEAVAKGALGLHVDSNTQRYYCPGIERANKQLVREFLQCRATMPSLQRLEQALFLKGFY from the coding sequence ATGGATGATTTTTCAATGCGTGTGCAGTGCTGCACTCGCTTGCTGAAGGCTTTTAGACGTTTCCGTCGTCCGGCTACGGCCAAACAGATTAGTTCGCGTCTGGCCAAACTGCTGGACATGGACGAGCGGCTGATGACCAAACTGGTGCGCGATTTACTGTCTGAGGCCGTAGCGAAGGGAGCCCTGGGGCTACATGTGGATTCAAACACTCAGCGCTACTATTGCCCAGGCATCGAGCGGGCCAATAAGCAGCTGGTGCGTGAGTTTCTCCAATGCCGTGCCACAATGCCGAGTCTGCAGCGTCTGGAGCAGGCGCTGTTCTTGAAGGGTTTCTACTGA
- the LOC108607578 gene encoding opioid-binding protein/cell adhesion molecule homolog, giving the protein MFKVHIVKLIIVLQIFKLARASFAELNNSDPKFSGPINNVTVPVGRDALLTCIVHDLMSYKVAWLRVDTQTILSIQNHVITKNHRIGISHTEHRIWQLRIRDVHESDRGWYMCQINTDPMKSQMGYLDVVVPPDIVDYQTSQDVVCASGQNVTLTCSATGVPQPNIIWRREENTPLLLTNEQGEPSELYSLEAQNLTLWQLQREHMGAYLCIASNGVPPTVSKRVMLIVNFAPTIWTRYDTIYVGLGQKLALECISEALPASINYWLKDEQLLPTGSYESLLIDHVQRMVMRLTLRPVTKRDFGEYKCIAKNALGQTERSIILHHEKIIIIIRLNAKTLFDFHIYFLAKRNK; this is encoded by the exons cagaCCCAAAGTTCAGTGGACCGATCAACAATGTAACTGTGCCCGTGGGACGAGATGCGCTGCTCACCTGCATTGTACATGACCTAATGAGCTACAAGGTGGCTTGGCTAAGGGTGGACACGCAAACAATACTCAGCATCCAGAATCATGTGATAACCAAAAATCATCGCATTGGCATCTCACACACAGAACATCGCATTTGGCAGCTACGCATACGAGATGTTCATGAATCAGATCGTGGCTG GTATATGTGTCAGATAAACACCGATCCGATGAAGAGCCAAATGGGCTATTTGGACGTGGTGGTGCCGCCGGACATTGTTGACTATCAGACCAGTCAGGATGTGGTCTGCGCCAGTGGCCAAAATGTTACGCTCACCTGCAGCGCCACGGGCGTGCCCCAGCCCAACATAATCTGGCGACGGGAGGAGAatacgccgctgctgctgaccaacGAGCAGGGCGAGCCAAGTGAGCTGTACAGCCTGGAAGCGCAGAATCTGacgctgtggcagctgcagcgcgaGCATATGGGCGCCTATCTATGCATTGCCTCCAATGGAGTGCCGCCCACTGTGAGCAAGCGCGTCATGCTGATTGTTAATT TTGCGCCTACGATTTGGACGCGCTATGATACAATCTATGTGGGCTTGGGGCAGAAGCTAGCGCTGGAATGCATAAGCGAAGCGTTGCCAGCTTCCATTAACTACTGGCTGAAGGATGAACAGCTGCTGCCCACAGGCAGCTACGAATCCTTGCTTATCGATCATGTGCAGCGCATGGTCATGCGCCTAACGCTGCGTCCAGTAACCAAACGAGACTTTGGCGAATACAAATGCATTGCCAAAAATGCTTTAGGACAAACCGAACGCAGTATTATACTACACCATGAgaagataataataataatacgcCTTAATGCCAAAACACTTTTTGACTTCCACATATATTTTCTCGCCAAAAGAAACAAGtga
- the LOC108608242 gene encoding LOW QUALITY PROTEIN: dTTP/UTP pyrophosphatase (The sequence of the model RefSeq protein was modified relative to this genomic sequence to represent the inferred CDS: deleted 2 bases in 2 codons), which translates to MLAPIKHLLSNYRIVLASGSPRRQELVQMLGLNAELCPSTFEENLNVADFTEFSAYIEATALGKAEEVFQRLSGAGGDDKRQLLVIAADTMVTLGKEIYGKPKDAADAVRMLSNLSGACNRVYTGVVLKHAAGLRQFTDTADVYFGNLTTAQIQDYVDSGDPLDKAGAYGVQGPGGALIPRIDGDFYTVMGLPLHRLCCELNALLLEDLN; encoded by the exons atgttGGCGCCCATTAAACATTTGCTAAGCAATTATCGG ATTGTGCTGGCTAGCGGCTCACCCAGG CGACAGGAACTAGTACAAATGCTG GGCCTGAATGCCGAACTATGCCCTTCGACATTTGAGGAGAATTTAAATGTAGCTGACTTTACGGAATTCAGCGCCTATATAGAAGCCACAGCGCTGGGCAAAGCTGAGGAAGTGTTTCAACGCTTGAGCGGCGCAGGCGGCGATGATAAGCGACAGCTGCTGGTTATAGCAGCGGATACGATGGTTACGCTGGGCAAGGAGATCTATGGCAAACCTAAAGATGCAGCCGATGCTGTGCGCATGTTAAGCAA TTTGTCTGGTGCCTGCAATCGCGTCTATACGGGCGTAGTGCTTAAGCATGCTGCAGGCTTGCGGCAGTTTACAGACACAGCGGATGTTTATTTCGGAAATTTAACAACTGCTCAAATACAAGACTATGTGGATAGTGGAGATCCACT TGACAAAGCTGGCGCCTATGGTGTGCAGGGACCTGGCGGTGCTTTAATTCCACGCATCGATGGTGACTTCTACACTGTCATGGGCTTGCCCCTGCATCGACTTTGCTGTGAGCTTAATGCGCTTTTGCTGGAGGATCTCAATTAG
- the LOC108594249 gene encoding LOW QUALITY PROTEIN: uncharacterized protein LOC108594249 (The sequence of the model RefSeq protein was modified relative to this genomic sequence to represent the inferred CDS: substituted 1 base at 1 genomic stop codon), producing MFSLQQLIKAAAAAGSSSGNGCVGGDLYKFLRQQAAVLGARSVTSSTTNTTATATETEAIPKQSSQTATSETTATTTTSHNLPATAHGGCCLSESNLELASAHIVQQQQHLLKQFVPQDIQRLFHTQSSVSAKSTPHHQQQQTTKFAMSSLAQSRLHAEGHYAFSNNAAAAAATSGSSNGAVCHEADSSAAGKKPCFNTGLADILQFMELIGNLKHTKRTGWVLRDVNDCESISGHMYRMSMLTFLLDGSEGLNQIRCMELALVHDLAESLVGDITPFCGVSKDEKRAMEFKAMEDICKLIEPRGKRIMELFEEYEHASQSQILDLCFNIXMNCSKQSFEYEKARQLLCLRHQEFF from the exons ATGTTCTCACTGCAGCAACTgatcaaagcagcagcagcagctggcagcagcagcggcaatggcTGTGTGGGCGGCGATCTCTACAAGTTCCTCAGGCAACAAGCAGCTGTGTTAGGCGCACGCAGCGTGACGTCATCGAccacaaacacaacagcaacagcaactgaaactgaagcaATACCAAAGCAATCTAGTCAAACGGCAACAAGCgaaacaacagccacaactaCAACCAGTCACAATTTGCCAGCGACAGCGCACGGTGGTTGCTGTTTGAGCGAATCAAATTTGGAGTTGGCGTCGGCGCATATCgttcaacaacagcaacatttattaaagcaattcGTGCCTCAGGACATACAACGTCTCTTCCATACGCAAAGCAGCGTTTCGGCCAAATCAACGccacatcatcagcaacaacagacaacaaagTTTGCCATGTCTTCACTAGCACAGAGCAGACTCCACGCGGAAGGCCATTATGCCTTCAGCAACAACgccgcagcggcggcagcaacaagcggcagcagcaatggcgcCGTCTGCCACGAGGCGGACTCCAGTGCAGCCGGCAAGAAGCCTTGCTTCAATACTGGACTCGCTGATATTTTGCAGTTCATGGAGCTCATTGGCAATCTTAAG CATACGAAGCGCACTGGCTGGGTGCTGCGTGATGTGAACGATTGTGAATCCATAAGCGGACACATGTATAGGATGAGCATGTTGACCTTTCTGTTGGATGGCAGCGAGGGTCTCAATCAAATACGCTGCAtggagctggcgctggtgCATGATCTGGCCGAGAGTCTAGTGGGCGATATAACGCCCTTCTGTGGTGTATCCAAGGATGAGAAACGCGCCATGGAATTTAAGGCTATGGAGGATATTTGCAAGTTGATTGAGCCACGTGGCAAGCGCATTATGGAGCTCTTCGAA gaaTACGAACACGCTTCACAGTCACAAATATTggatttatgttttaatatttaaatgaactgCTCGAAACAGAGTTTTGAGTATGAAAAGGCGCGacaattgctttgcttaagGCATCAGGAATTCTTTTGA
- the LOC108607570 gene encoding uncharacterized protein LOC108607570: protein MSLLTGSANAVKYTLFGFNLIFLITGIILIAVGAGVGAVYTGYEIFLASKFMSIPTFLIVIGAFIVVITFFGCWGALKENYCLILSFSVMLFIIFILELSAGISGYVLRNDAYNLIEKSLNQSMYNYNSKTPNPTTQLWDEVQRDFNCCGNTNYTDWKVVFNNFDLPLSCCKIPYGTVGTFSCSASMYSLDRNENVGCLLGFSDYIATHAVSLGAAGVVIAVLQFFGVIFACYIAREIKIRNGITGFICSRNEIYEMAQRELELNSGMRCAKYMLITVSFMFALTAILLIMVGTTIQAIFGDFSLFIDGNFSSPPALLIATGFILIAVATLGAYGAIKESVMLINLYGVCLFLVFILEVSAAIAAFVMQSQVQGMLMRTMKEALNDYESDNNVASGVDFMQSGLSCCGVLSPDDWKDSYSPNKNISHIDSDDVVVPLSCCGNLAEDPNEQNELTCLEPYEYGCFRKMSYILSQSAMLIATGATTVAFVQLLGVLCAFMLAKTLRRNKSIREARRWQLQQSLGVLISGGKVGLPANSAMSGYQQLENSGELGSTEPYTYTPQSPSVN from the exons ATGTCGCTACTAACGGGCAGCGCTAATGCTGTAAAGTACACACTATTTGGATTTAAtcttatatttttg atCACTGGCATTATACTCATAGCAGTTGGTGCTGGCGTTGGCGCCGTCTATACCGGCTATGAAATCTTTTTGGCCAGCAAGTTCATGTCCATACCCACATTCCTGATTGTGATTGGCGCCTTCATTGTGGTCATCACTTTCTTTGGCTGCTGGGGTGCACTGAAGGAGAACTACTGCCTCATTCTGAGCTTCTCGGTGATGCTCTTCATTATCTTTATACTGGAGCTGTCGGCTGGCATTAGCGGCTATGTGCTGCGCAACGATGCGTACAATCTGATTGAAAAGTCATTGAATCAATCTATGTACAACTATAACAGCAAGACGCCAAATCCAACCACTCAGCTGTGGGATGAGGTGCAACGCGACTTCAACTGCTGCGGCAACACCAACTATACGGATTGGAAAGTGGTGTTTAATAATTTCGATTTGCCGCTGTCCTGCTGCAAAATTCCATACGGCACTGTGGGCACCTTTAGCTGCTCCGCCAGCATGTACAGCTTGGATCGCAATGAGAACGTGGGCTGCCTGCTCGGCTTCTCCGATTATATAGCCACGCATGCTGTCAGCCTGGGAGCCGCTGGCGTGGTCATCGCTGTGCTACAG ttCTTTGGCGTCATCTTTGCTTGCTACATAGCGCGTGAGATTAAAATACGCAACGGCATTACGGGCTTTAT TTGCAGTCGCAACGAAATCTACGAAATGGCGCAACGGgaattagaattaaattccGGCATGCGTTGTGCTAAATATATGCTCATCACCGTGAGCTTTATGTTTGCA ctAACGGCTATTCTACTGATCATGGTCGGCACTACCATTCAGGCCATCTTTGGTGACTTTAGTCTCTTCATTGATGGCAACTTTTCATCACCGCCCGCTTTGCTCATCGCCACTGGCTTTATACTCATCGCTGTGGCCACGTTGGGCGCCTATGGTGCCATCAAGGAGAGCGTCATGCTGATCAATCTG tatGGCGTCTGCTTGTTCCTGGTCTTTATCTTGGAAGTatctgctgcaattgctgcatttgttatGCAGTCTCAGGTGCAGGGCATGCTGATGCGCACCATGAAGGAGGCGCTCAACGATTACGAGTCGGACAACAATGTGGCATCTGGCGTGGACTTTATGCAATCGGGT ctgagctgctgcggCGTTCTTAGCCCGGATGACTGGAAGGACAGCTACTCGCCAAACAAGAACATTAGCCACATTGATAGCGACGATGTGGTGGTGCCActcagctgctgcggcaatCTGGCCGAAGATCCCAACGAACAAAACGAACTGACTTGCCTGGAGCCCTACGAATATGGCTGCTTCCGCAAGATGAGCTACATTCTATCGCAGAGTGCAATGCTGATTGCCACGGGCGCCACCACTGTGGCCTTtgtgcagctgctgggcgTGCTCTGCGCCTTCATGCTGGCCAAGACGTTGCGACGCAACAAGTCCATACGCGAGGCGCGtcgctggcagctgcagcaaagtcTGGGCGTGCTCATCTCGGGCGGCAAGGTGGGCCTGCCCGCCAACTCGGCCATGAGCGGCTATCAGCAGCTGGAGAACAGCGGCGAGCTGGGCAGCACCGAGCCCTACACATACACTCCACAGAGTCCCAGCGTCAATTAA
- the LOC108608241 gene encoding argininosuccinate lyase: protein MSQQQKAESCSYQLWGGRYGSQTSEAMQALNISLPQDARLYADDLDASKAYAEALQRAQLLTEQECDLLVKSLELIRYDWIERTIKFLPSDEDVHTVNERLLVALTGEVGQRLHTGRSRNDQVVTDMKLWLRKAIRETLGRLRALLSAMAAQAESQLGVLMPGYTHLQRAQTVQFSHWLLSHAFALREDCLRLSELRDRSNILPLGSGALAGNPLGIDRVWLAQRLGFAGVTGNSMHAVGDRDFVVDFIYCCSMVSLHLSRLAEDLIIYSSKEFDFIKLAESFTSGSSLMPQKRNPDSLELLRGMAGVITSSLTGMMMTLKGTPSTYNKDLQFDKQYCFQAYDKLAQSLDIALGVVQTMKVQREQMELALSPDMLATDWAYYLVRKGVPFRQAHQHIGRVVQLAEQRGVDITEVPLGELQQICAAFGADIATVADYARNVEQYECVGGTASSSILEQLRLFKNYDKELRQQC, encoded by the exons AtgtcgcagcagcaaaaggcaGAAAGTTGCTCCTATCAGCTCTGGGGTGGACGTTATGGCAGCCAAACAAGTGAAGCAATGCAGGCACTCAACATAAGCTTGCCACAAGATGCGCGTCTGTATGCGGATGATTTGGATGCCAGCAAGGCTTATGCCGAGGCACTGCAGCGTGCTCAGCTGCTGACGGAGCAAGAGTGCGATTTGCTTGTAAAGAGTTTGGAGCTCATACGCTACGATTGGATTGAGCGCACCATAAAGTTTCTGCCCAGCGATGAGGATGTGCACACTGTCAATGAGCGTCTGCTGGTTGCTCTCACTGGTGAAGTGGGTCAGCGTCTGCACACTGGACGCAGTCGCAACGATCAGGTCGTCACCGATATGAAGCTCTGGCTACGCAAGGCCATACGCGAGACTTTGGGTAGACTACGCGCGCTACTCTCGGCCATGGCGGCACAAGCGGAGTCCCAGCTGGGCGTGCTTATGCCTGGCTACACGCATCTGCAACGCGCTCAGACTGTGCAGTTCTCCCACTGGCTGCTCTCTCATGCTTTTGCTCTGCGCGAGGATTGTCTGCGCTTGAGCGAGCTGCGTGATCGCTCCAACATTTTGCCCTTGGGCAGTGGCGCTTTGGCTGGCAATCCTCTGGGCATTGATCGTGTCTGGCTGGCGCAGCGTTTGGGCTTTGCTGGCGTCACTGGCAACAGCATGCATGCGGTTGGAGATCGCGACTTTGTGG TGGACTTTATCTACTGCTGCTCCATGGTTAGTCTGCATCTCTCGCGCTTAGCCGAAGATTTGATTATCTACAGCAGCAAGGAGTTTGACTTTATTAAGTTGGCCGAGAGTTTtaccagcggcagcagcttgatGCCGCAAAAACGCAATCCGGACAGCTTGGAGCTGCTGCGTGGCATGGCGGGTGTCATTACTTCAAGTCTAACTGGCATGATGATGACTCTGAAGGGCACGCCCTCAACTTATAACAAGGATCTGCAGTTCGATAAGCAATATTGCTTTCAAGCTTACGATAAGCTGGCGCAGAGTCTGGACATAGCGCTGGGCGTGGTGCAGACAATGAAAGTGCAGCGTGAGCAAATGGAGCTGGCGCTAAGTCCGGATATGTTGGCCACAGATTGG GCTTATTATCTGGTGCGCAAGGGCGTGCCGTTTAGACAGGCGCATCAGCATATTGGACGCGTGGTGCAGCTGGCGGAGCAGCGTGGCGTGGACATTACCGAAGTGCCGCTGGgcgagctgcagcaaatttgcGCTGCCTTTGGCGCGGACATTGCAACAGTTGCCGACTATGCGCGCAATGTGGAGCAGTATGAGTGTGTTGGTGGCACCGCCTCCAGCAGCATcttggagcagctgcgtctgTTTAAGAACTACGACAAGGAGCTACGCCAGCAGTGCTAG